The genomic window CTCTCGGGACAGTCGTGGGCGGGCTGGAAACTGACGATGACGAGGGATTCGGACGGGTAGAAACCAAGGTTTCCGGGGATATCGGCAAGGATTTCGGCGGGCGTGTACGTGTGTGCTTGTGAAGTAGTCATGCTGTCATCATCGGCGGGATGCACGCCGAAATCGAGCGCTGCCGTCCCGCGCCTGTGGATAACCCGCCTCATTTATATTCCACGTAATATATCGGCACGTTATCCACAGGCCGGGGCGCGCGGCGATGGTCTACAATAGCTCCAATACGTTCCCGAAAAGGTTAAGGAATAAACCCGGCCGGGGAATCGTTGTTGCAGTTAAGAGAAGGAGGAAAAGACATGCCTGATGAAGATCGCCGCATGTACGAACTGGAGTATCCTGCCCCAGTAGTCGACTCCGCGAATGACGACGGCAACGGCCCCACCCTCGTAGTGGCCATGGGCGGCTACGCGGACGCCGGCCAAGCGGTCGACGCCAGCGCCGCGCACCTGCTGGCCGCGCTCGACTCGCGGCCCGTGGCCGCGTTCAACAACGACGAACTCATTGATTACCGCTCGCGGCGCCCCGCCGTAACCATCGACGCCGACAGCCCGATGGAAATCGAGCAGCTCGACCTGAGCATGCGCGTGGTGCGCGACACCCGTGACAAGCCCTTCCTGCTGCTGTCCGGCCCCGAGCCTGACCTGCGCTGGGAAGGCTTTACTAACGCGGTGGCGGACCTGGCCGACAAGTTCGACGTCTCGGACACCATTTGCCTGTACGCTGCCCCGATGCCGGTGCCCCACACCCGCCCGCTGGTGATTACCGCCCACGGCAACTCGCGCCGCTTAAAGCAGCGGATGTTCAAGCTGGATTCGACCATGATGGTGCCGGGCTCGGCCCAGCTCTACCTGGAAAAGGAGCTGGCCGACCGCGGCCGCAAGGTCGCCGGCTTCACCGTCCACGTGCCCCACTACCTGGCGTCCTCTCCGTACCCGCACGCCACGCTGCAGCTGTTAGAGTCCGTGGCCACTGCCGCGGACCTAGACTTGCCGCTCGGCAGCCTGGAGCACGACGTGGAGCGCGTCAACCAGCAGCTGGCTGAGCAGGTCGAGGACTCCGACGAGGTCAACCAGGTCGTGCGCCAGCTCGAGGAGCAGTACGACTCCTTCCTCGAGCACTACCGCTACGAACACCCGCAGGCCGTGTTGCCAGGCGAGCAAAACATGCCCACCGGCGAGGAGATCAGCGAGGAATTCGAGCGCTTCCTCGCCTACCTCGATGACCAGGACCCCGAGGTCCGTCGGGCCATCGAGCGCAACATGAACCACGGCCGCGACGACGGGGATGTCGACTCCGGGACGGGTCCGGAAGATCGCAGCGACGAGAGCTAGGCGGGGCCCGCCCGGCGGCCCCGGCGGTGACGGCGATGGCCTAAAGTGGTAGGCGTGACTTTAACGCAAATGTTGCCCGACCTCGCCGAAGTACCGGAGTCGCTCGTTGACACCGCGATCTGGGACACGTTCACCGCGTGGACCACCGAGCGCGGGATTTCGCTGTACCCGGCCCAGGAGGAGGCATCGTTAGGCATCCTCGCCGGGGACAACGTCATCCTGGCCACTCCGACGGGTTCCGGCAAGTCCATGGTGGCCAACGCCGCGCACTTCATCGCCCTGGCTCGCGGGCAGCGCAGCTTCTACACCGCGCCGATCAAGGCCCTGGTGAGCGAGAAATTCTTCGCGTTGTGCGAAATCTTCGGCGCGGAAAACGTCGGCATGATGACCGGAGATGCCACCGTCAACGGCAACGCCCCCATCATCGCCGCCACCGCGGAAATCGTGGCTAATATCGCCCTGCGCGACGGGCGCGAGGCCAAAATCGACCAGGTAGTCATGGACGAGTTCCACTACTACTCAGACCCGCAGCGCGGCTGGGCCTGGCAGGTCCCGCTCCTAGAGCTGGATCGAGCCCAGTTTCTCCTGATGTCCGCCACCCTGGGTGACACCACCTGGCTGGAGAAGGATCTCACCGAGCGCACCGGCCGCACCACCGACCTCGTGGCGGGCTCGGAGCGCCCGGTCCCGCTGGATTTCAGCTACACCTTCCTGGCCGTCCACGACACCATCGAGGAGCTGCTAAGCGCCGGCAAGGCGCCCATCTACGTGGTGCACTTCTCCCAGCGCGAGGCAGCCGAGCGCGCGCAGGCACTGACCTCCCTCAAGGCAATGATTACACCGGAGGAAAAGGAGGCCATCGCCGGCGAGATTGGAAGTTTCCGCTTCACCACCACCTTCGGCAAGGACCTGTCGCGGCTGCTGCGCAAGGGGATCGGAATCCACCACGCCGGCATGCTGCCCAAGTACCGTCGCCTGGTGGAACGTCTCGCCCAGCGCGGCCTACTAAAAGTCATCTGCGGCACCGACACCCTGGGCGTGGGCATTAACGTGCCCATCCGCACGGTGCTGATGACGGGCCTGGCGAAGTTCGATGGCACGCGCCAGCGCATCCTGAAATCCCGCGAGTTCCACCAGATCGCCGGGCGCGCTGGCCGCGCCGGCTACGACACGGAGGGCACCGTCGTGGTCGAGGCGCCCGAGCACGAGATCGAAAACGCCAAGGCCCGCCGCCGCGTGGGCGACGACCCGAAGCGGCTGAAGAAGCTGCGCAAGAAGGCCCCGCGCGACGGCGAGGTCTCCTGGTCGGAAAAGACCTTCGAGCGGCTGACCCACGCCGAGCCGGAGCAGCTGACCTCGCAGTTCCGCATGTCGAACTCTATGCTTCTCAACGTCCTGGCCCGGCACGGCAACGGCTACGAGCACCTCAAGCGCCTGCTGCGGACCAACCACGACACCCGCGCCCAGCAAAACCAGCACATTCTAACCGCGCTGGACCTGTTCAAGGGGTTGCTCAACGCCGGCGTGGTCCAAAAGTCGACCAAGGGCCTGGACATCTACGGCCGGCCCTACCACCTAGTGCGCGAGCTGCCCCGGGACTTCGCGCTGAACCAGCCGCTCTCCCCCTTCGCGCTGGCAGCGCTAACGCTGCTGGATCCCGAATCCGAGACCTTCACCCTAGACATCATCTCCTGTTTCGAGACCATCCTGGACGATCCCCGGCAGGTGCTCCAGGCTCAGCAGAAGGCCCGCCGCGGCGAGGAGATCGCGGCGCTGAAGGCCGAGGGCGTCGACTACACCGAGCGTATGGCCATCGTCGAGGACATCACCTGGCCGAAGCCCCTCGAAGAGCTGCTCGACCAGGCCTTCGAGTCCTTCTGCGAGGGCAACCCGTGGGCCAAGGAATTCGATATCGCTCCGAAGTCGGTCCTTCGCGAGATGGTCGAGAAGGCCATGACGTTCTCCGACCTGGTCGCCACCTACGGGCTGGCCCGTTCCGAGGGCGTTATCCTGCGCTACCTGACCGACTGCTGGCGCACGCTCAAGCAGTCGGTGCCGCAGGAGTACATGACCGAGCAACTCGCGGACATCCTGGAATGGTTGGGCGAGCTCATCCGCCAGGTCGATAGCTCCCTGGTGGACGAGTGGGCGCAGATGGCCGGCGAGGACTCCCCCGTCGACCAGGCCACGGTGGACCGGGAACTGGCCTTTGGCGTCGAGGACCCGACCGCGCTGACGTCCAATAAGCGGGCGTTTACCATCATGGTGCGCAACTACTTCTTCCGCCTGGTCCAGCTGTTTGCCTTCGAGAAGGAAGACCGCCTGGCCGAGCTCCTGGACTATCTGGACGAGGTGCCCGACTTCGGCGCGGCGCTGGACGATTACTTCGACGAATACGCCGACATCGACTCCGGCCCCGCCGCCCGCGGACCAGAATATTTCCGCCTGGCAGAAACCCGCCCGCGCGCGTGGACGGTGCGCCAGATCATCAAGGACCCAGACGGCGACAACGCCTACGCGCTCGTCGGCACCGTCGACCTGGACGCCTCCGACGAGGCCGGCGAGGTCCGCCTGTCCGATCTGCGCGTCGACTACTAACGGCTTAGGGCGCCTTCCCCCTTGGGACGCGAAAACACCCGCCCGGGCTCAGTTGCGAGCCTTAGGGCGGGTGTCTGTTTTAAAGCGCGGCGCTAAATTTAGCGAGCGGCTTCAATCTGGACGGTCTGGGCGACAGCCTGAACGACGGCGCCAACCTTGACGGCCTCCCAGATCTGCTCCTTGGTCAGGCCGGCTTCCTGCAGCTCGTGCGCGTGGGCGGCCAGGCAGTGCTCGCAGCCATTGATGGCGGAGACCACGGTGTTCCACAGCTCGAAGTTAGCCTTCTCCACACCCGGCTTGGAGATGATGTTCATGCGCAGGCCGAACTTGAGCTGAGCGTAGTCGTCACCGAGCCAGCCCTTGGCGCGGTAGGCAACGTTGTTCATCGCCATGACGGTGGCGGCACCCAGGGCAGCCTCGACGGCCTCGTCGGACAGGTGCTCCTTGGCCTCTTCCATGATCTCGGACAGGACGGTGTCGTTGCGGGTAGCGGCGGCGGCGGCCAGCAGGGAGCCCCAGAGCTGCTCCTCGTTGAGCTCGGTGCTGCGGGTCAGGGTGCCCAGGTTCAGCTTCTGGTCCTTGGCGTACTCGGGCATGGAGCTCTTCAGGTTATCAATAGACAAGACTATTCTCCTTCTAGTTTTTGATAAGTATATTTCAACGGGATTGAAACAAAGACCCCGCCGGA from Corynebacterium confusum includes these protein-coding regions:
- a CDS encoding carboxymuconolactone decarboxylase family protein, which produces MSIDNLKSSMPEYAKDQKLNLGTLTRSTELNEEQLWGSLLAAAAATRNDTVLSEIMEEAKEHLSDEAVEAALGAATVMAMNNVAYRAKGWLGDDYAQLKFGLRMNIISKPGVEKANFELWNTVVSAINGCEHCLAAHAHELQEAGLTKEQIWEAVKVGAVVQAVAQTVQIEAAR
- a CDS encoding proteasome assembly chaperone family protein, with the protein product MPDEDRRMYELEYPAPVVDSANDDGNGPTLVVAMGGYADAGQAVDASAAHLLAALDSRPVAAFNNDELIDYRSRRPAVTIDADSPMEIEQLDLSMRVVRDTRDKPFLLLSGPEPDLRWEGFTNAVADLADKFDVSDTICLYAAPMPVPHTRPLVITAHGNSRRLKQRMFKLDSTMMVPGSAQLYLEKELADRGRKVAGFTVHVPHYLASSPYPHATLQLLESVATAADLDLPLGSLEHDVERVNQQLAEQVEDSDEVNQVVRQLEEQYDSFLEHYRYEHPQAVLPGEQNMPTGEEISEEFERFLAYLDDQDPEVRRAIERNMNHGRDDGDVDSGTGPEDRSDES
- a CDS encoding DEAD/DEAH box helicase; this translates as MTLTQMLPDLAEVPESLVDTAIWDTFTAWTTERGISLYPAQEEASLGILAGDNVILATPTGSGKSMVANAAHFIALARGQRSFYTAPIKALVSEKFFALCEIFGAENVGMMTGDATVNGNAPIIAATAEIVANIALRDGREAKIDQVVMDEFHYYSDPQRGWAWQVPLLELDRAQFLLMSATLGDTTWLEKDLTERTGRTTDLVAGSERPVPLDFSYTFLAVHDTIEELLSAGKAPIYVVHFSQREAAERAQALTSLKAMITPEEKEAIAGEIGSFRFTTTFGKDLSRLLRKGIGIHHAGMLPKYRRLVERLAQRGLLKVICGTDTLGVGINVPIRTVLMTGLAKFDGTRQRILKSREFHQIAGRAGRAGYDTEGTVVVEAPEHEIENAKARRRVGDDPKRLKKLRKKAPRDGEVSWSEKTFERLTHAEPEQLTSQFRMSNSMLLNVLARHGNGYEHLKRLLRTNHDTRAQQNQHILTALDLFKGLLNAGVVQKSTKGLDIYGRPYHLVRELPRDFALNQPLSPFALAALTLLDPESETFTLDIISCFETILDDPRQVLQAQQKARRGEEIAALKAEGVDYTERMAIVEDITWPKPLEELLDQAFESFCEGNPWAKEFDIAPKSVLREMVEKAMTFSDLVATYGLARSEGVILRYLTDCWRTLKQSVPQEYMTEQLADILEWLGELIRQVDSSLVDEWAQMAGEDSPVDQATVDRELAFGVEDPTALTSNKRAFTIMVRNYFFRLVQLFAFEKEDRLAELLDYLDEVPDFGAALDDYFDEYADIDSGPAARGPEYFRLAETRPRAWTVRQIIKDPDGDNAYALVGTVDLDASDEAGEVRLSDLRVDY